One genomic region from Panthera tigris isolate Pti1 chromosome D1, P.tigris_Pti1_mat1.1, whole genome shotgun sequence encodes:
- the DBX1 gene encoding homeobox protein DBX1 — translation MMFPGLLAPPAGYPSLLRPTPTLTLPQSLQSAFSGHSSFLVEDLIRISRPPAYLPRSLPTASMSPPRQGAPATLTDTGTSDLGSPGPGSRPDGSPQTAAAPASEPTFLKFGVNAILSSAPRTETSPALLQSVPPKTFAFPYFEGSFQPFIRSSYFPASSSVVPIPGTFSWPLAARGKPRRGMLRRAVFSDVQRKALEKMFQKQKYISKPDRKKLAAKLGLKDSQVKIWFQNRRMKWRNSKERELLSSGGCREQTLPTKLNPHPDLSDVGQKGPGDDEEEDDGPGSPRHRLVYHASPDPRHLRDPRLEGPLPASPAHSSSPGKASDFSDSEDDEEGEEEEITVS, via the exons ATGATGTTCCCTGGCCTCCTCGCGCCCCCCGCCGGGTACCCGAGCCTCTTGCGCCCCACGCCCACCTTAACGCTGCCCCAGTCCCTGCAGTCGGCATTTTCCGGCCACTCGAGCTTCCTGGTGGAGGATCTGATCCGCATCAGCCGGCCTCCGGCTTACCTGCCCCGCAGCTTACCCACGGCCAGCATGTCGCCCCCTAGGCAGGGGGCCCCCGCGACTCTCACAGACACCGGGACCTCGGACCTGGGCTCCCCGGGTCCAGGCAGCCGACCGGACGGTTCACCTCAGACGGCCGCCGCCCCTGCCAGCGAGCCAACGTTTCTGAAGTTTGGGGTTAACGCcatcctctcctctgctcccagaACCG AAACATCCCCTGCCTTACTCCAGAGCGTCCCTCCCAAGACCTTCGCCTTTCCCTACTTTGAAGGCTCCTTCCAGCCTTTCATCAGATCTTCTTATTTCCCAG CGTCCTCGAGCGTCGTGCCCATCCCGGGGACCTTCTCCTGGCCGCTTGCTGCCCGCGGCAAGCCTCGCCGAGGCATGCTGCGACGAGCCGTGTTCTCCGACGTGCAGCGCAAGGCGCTGGAGAAGATGTTCCAGAAGCAGAAGTACATCAGCAAGCCCGACCGCAAGAAGCTGGCGGCCAAGTTGGGCTTGAAAGACTCACAA GTGAAAATCTGGTTCCAGAACCGACGCATGAAGTGGCGGAACTCCAAGGAGCGCGAGCTTCTGTCTAGCGGGGGCTGCCGAGAGCAGACCCTTCCCACGAAACTCAATCCGCACCCGGACCTCAGCGACGTGGGCCAGAAGGGCCCAGGGGATGACGAGGAGGAAGACGACGGCCCGGGCAGCCCCCGCCACCGCCTGGTCTATCACGCGTCCCCCGACCCTCGGCACCTGCGGGACCCACGGCTGGAAGGGCCGCTGCCTGCCTCACCGGCTCACTCCAGCAGCCCCGGCAAGGCTTCGGACTTCTCCGACTCCGAGGACGATGAGGAGGGCGAAGAGGAGGAGATCACCGTGTCTTAG